The following coding sequences lie in one Lolium perenne isolate Kyuss_39 chromosome 2, Kyuss_2.0, whole genome shotgun sequence genomic window:
- the LOC127333114 gene encoding tryptophan decarboxylase 2-like, which yields MRPMDAEQLRECGHRMVDFIADYYKSIEAFPVLSQVQPGYLKELLPDSAPNRPDTLDALFDDIPQKIVPGVTHWQSPNYFAYYPSNSSTAGFLGEMLSAAFNIVGFSWITSPAATELEVIVLDWFAKMLKLPSQFLSSGKAAIIFFTLGGGVIQATASEAVLVVLLAARDRILKKQGKKSLEKLVVYASDQTHSALQKACQIAGIFPENFRVVKADCSNSYAVAPETVSEAISIDLSSGLIPFFICATVGTTSSSAVDPLHKLGKIAQAHGMWFHIDAAYAGSACICPEYRHHLDGVEEADSFNMNAHKWFLTNFDCSLLWVKDRSYLIEALSTTPEYLKNKASQENSVVDFKDWQIPLGRRFRSLKLWMVLRLYGVENLQSYIRKHIQLAKHFEQLVLSDSRFEVVTPRNFSLVCFRLLPPTFEDDNGRNLNYSLMETSNSSGKIFISHTVLSGKFVLRFVVGAPLTEERHVDAAWKLLQDEASKLFESLYIINAGAH from the exons ATGCGGccgatggacgcggagcagctgcGGGAGTGCGGCCACCGGATGGTGGATTTCATCGCCGACTACTACAAATCCATCGAGGCATTTCCCGTCCTCAGCCAAGTCCAG CCAGGATATCTGAAGGAACTTCTTCCTGATTCAGCTCCAAACCGACCTGATACTTTGGATGCCCTTTTTGATG ATATACCACAGAAGATAGTACCGGGAGTAACTCACTGGCAAAGTCCGAATTATTTTGCTTACTATCCCTCAAATAGTAGCACTGCTGGATTCCTGGGGGAGATGCTTAGTGCTGCCTTTAACATCGTTGGCTTCAGTTGGATAACCTCTCCTGCTGCAACCGAGCTAGAGGTCATAGTCTTAGACTGGTTTGCAAAAATGCTTAAGCTTCCAAGCCAGTTTCTGTCATCTGGTAAGGCTGCAATCATATTTTTTA CGCTTGGTGGAGGAGTAATCCAAGCTACCGCCAGTGAAGCAGTCCTTGTTGTACTATTGGCTGCACGAGATAGAATTTTAAAAAAGCAGGGGAAAAAATCCCTTGAGAAACTAGTAGTTTATGCATCTGACCAGACACATTCTGCTCTGCAAAAGGCATGCCAG ATTGCAGGAATTTTTCCAGAGAACTTCAGAGTTGTGAAGGCTGACTGTAGTAATAGTTATGCTGTTGCACCTGAAACAGTTAGCGAAGCCATTTCCATTGACTTGTCATCTGGGTTGATACCATTCTTCATCTGTGCAACA GTAGGCACAACATCTTCATCGGCCGTGGACCCCTTGCATAAACTAGGAAAGATAGCACAG GCCCATGGCATGTGGTTCCACATTGATGCTGCATATGCTGGAAGTGCTTGTATATGCCCAGAGTACCGACATCACCTTGATGGGGTAGAAGAAGCTGATTCATTCAATATGAATGCACACAAATGGTTTCTCACAAACTTCGATTGTTCCTTGTTATGGGTTAAG GACAGGAGTTATCTCATAGAAGCATTATCTACAACTCCAGAGTATCTTAAGAATAAG GCCTCCCAAGAAAATTCTGTTGTTGATTTCAAGGATTGGCAAATTCCACTTGGCCGTCGTTTTAG ATCACTGAAGCTATGGATGGTATTGAGGCTTTACGGCGTGGAAAACCTGCAGAGCTATATCAGAAAGCACATACAGTTGGCTAAACATTTTGAACAACTTGTATTATCTGATTCAAGATTTGAG GTAGTAACTCCAAGGAACTTTTCCCTTGTTTGTTTCCGCCTTCTGCCCCCAACTTTTGAGGATGACAATGGACGTAACCTTAACTACAGTCTAATGGAGACCTCTAACTCAAGTGGAAAGATCTTCATATCACATACG GTTCTTTCTGGCAAATTTGTCTTGAGATTTGTAGTTGGAGCACCGCTGACCGAGGAGCGACATGTGGATGCCGCATGGAAGCTTTTGCAAGATGAGGCCAGCAAGCTCTTTGAAAGTTTGTACATTATAAATGCAGGTGCTCATTGA
- the LOC127333112 gene encoding uncharacterized GPI-anchored protein At4g28100 → MSVHLAAALLIALLAPASASDVSSFPLTQAQSPSNASAGPSSPPCRLDLSAELFGGVAAACGAGGGPGSLDRGRCCPVLAAWLFAAHARTALSLPAPAPSGLDGGDGDEEPMVPYDNQRCVDALGTALEKRGVKMSGPNKTCDMVLCFCGIRLHQIGSLRCPAAFAVGTTAVGTAAKNATPTAAVKDLEKSCRNASYAGCSRCVQSLQKVKGNVSREATGGDRARRMLGLDCQLMGLTWLLAKNKTAYIPTVSAVLRGMLYSAHPTESGGGGHSRVAGGGSAAPPKCSPDQENMPLAVDSLQFEHAGSTSSAAAVMLRGGIGCSLLLCLVLCLVWEAFL, encoded by the exons ATGTCGGTCCACCTCGCAGCCGCGCTGCTCATCGCGCTCCTCGCCCCCGCCAGCGCCTCCGACGTCTCCTCGTTCCCGCTCACGCAGGCGCAGTCCCCGTCCAACGCCTCCGCGGGGCCCTCCTCCCCGCCCTGCCGCCTCGACCTCTCCGCGGAGCTCTTCGGCGGCGTGGCCGCGGCCTGCGGGGCCGGCGGCGGGCCGGGCTCCCTCGACCGCGGCCGCTGCTGCCCCGTCCTCGCCGCCTGGCTCTTCGCGGCGCACGCGCGCACCGCGCTCTCCCTTCCGGCGCCGGCCCCGTCGGGCCTCGACGGCGgggacggcgacgaggagcccatGGTGCCGTACGACAACCAGCGGTGCGTGGACGCGCTGGGCACCGCGCTGGAGAAGCGCGGGGTGAAGATGTCGGGGCCCAACAAGACGTGCGACATGGTGCTCTGCTTCTGCGGCATCCGGCTCCACCAGATCGGCTCGCTCCGCTGCCCCGCCGCCTTCGCCGTCGGGACGACCGCCGTCGGGACCGCCGCCAAGAACGCCacgcccaccgccgccgtcaaggacCTCGAGAAGAGCTGCCGCAACGCATCCTACGCCGGCTGCTCCCGCTGCGTCCAGTCCCTGCAAAAG GTGAAGGGGAACGTGAGCCGGGAGGCGACCGGCGGCGACCGCGCGCGGCGGATGCTGGGGCTGGACTGCCAGCTGATGGGCCTGACGTGGCTGCTGGCCAAGAACAAGACGGCGTACATCCCCACCGTCTCCGCCGTGCTCCGCGGCATGCTCTACAGCGCGCACCCGACCGagtccggcggcggcggccactcCAGGGTTGCCGGCGGAGGCAGCGCCGCGCCTCCGAAGTGCAGCCCGGACCAGGAGAACATGCCGCTGGCCGTCGACTCGCTGCAGTTCGAGCACGCCGGCAGCACCAGCTCGGCCGCCGCCGTCATGCTCCGCGGCGGCATCGGCTGCTCGCTACTACTCTGCCTGGTACTCTGCCTCGTCTGGGAAGCGTTCTTGTGA